In the Marinomonas algicola genome, one interval contains:
- a CDS encoding methyl-accepting chemotaxis protein produces the protein MEIHDIAYNNIPLTQSITLITEHQLQHVIALERVISHALLDHIEDNGLSVTSSKLIDELNKKINALHDEMLTTEKQIHSFQKDLHTDKARQKVAALLHDFEAIEDEFFKIENDTEHFLHTIQNAGILKAITNLESLEKQNLTLDNHLIKLLHTAETFSIESAKQAEEDEIHSVQVIIIGLTTAVLLAILIPFFIGRTITVPINTLIERINALVNGNGDLTFRINSQSKDEIGTVSNALDSFLEKLQKTLIAVNGSSTSLGKSSKLATDVIQQTLSSVERQKVATERVASAVTQMSQATEEVAKSSAEAAAVARHVTNKVLEGRQSAEETQEIIKRLARDVQSTSTDINGLMEETNNIGTVLETIQSIAEQTNLLALNAAIEAARAGETGRGFAVVADEVRSLAQRTQDSTISIEKLVETLQKEAHHAVNSMAKGLTITEECLQKSAHTAQFFEDAATAVNEISDFNAQIETATEEQVNVAYEVKKDLENINNIAAITSENTAMAEQSNQEIAANLVDLHANLNQFKT, from the coding sequence TTGGAAATACACGATATTGCTTACAACAATATTCCGCTAACACAATCCATTACGTTGATAACAGAACATCAGTTACAGCACGTTATCGCACTTGAACGCGTCATTTCCCATGCCTTATTAGATCACATTGAAGATAATGGGTTATCGGTAACCTCAAGCAAACTTATCGACGAGCTCAATAAAAAAATTAATGCGTTACATGACGAGATGCTCACAACAGAAAAGCAGATTCATTCGTTTCAGAAAGACCTTCATACTGATAAGGCCAGACAAAAAGTGGCCGCTCTTCTTCATGACTTTGAAGCAATAGAAGACGAGTTTTTTAAAATAGAAAACGATACGGAACACTTTTTACACACTATTCAAAATGCTGGCATCTTAAAAGCAATTACAAATTTAGAGTCGTTAGAGAAGCAAAACTTGACGTTAGATAATCACTTAATAAAGCTACTCCATACGGCTGAAACGTTTTCTATTGAATCAGCAAAGCAAGCAGAAGAGGATGAAATTCACTCCGTTCAGGTTATCATAATAGGACTGACGACGGCCGTTCTTTTAGCCATTTTGATCCCTTTTTTCATTGGGCGAACGATTACCGTACCGATCAACACATTAATTGAACGCATTAATGCCTTAGTAAATGGCAATGGTGATTTGACTTTTAGAATAAACAGCCAGTCAAAGGACGAAATAGGCACGGTATCAAATGCTTTAGACTCATTCTTGGAAAAACTTCAAAAAACGCTCATCGCTGTCAATGGATCGTCTACGTCACTAGGAAAATCTTCTAAATTAGCGACAGACGTTATTCAACAAACGTTATCCAGTGTTGAGCGTCAAAAAGTGGCAACAGAGCGAGTAGCCAGTGCCGTAACACAAATGAGTCAAGCTACGGAAGAAGTGGCCAAAAGCTCAGCTGAGGCCGCTGCAGTAGCAAGACATGTAACAAACAAGGTATTGGAGGGTCGTCAATCTGCCGAAGAAACTCAAGAAATAATTAAGCGTCTCGCGAGGGATGTGCAATCCACCTCAACCGATATAAATGGCTTAATGGAAGAAACCAATAATATTGGTACGGTATTGGAAACCATTCAGAGCATAGCAGAACAAACAAACTTATTGGCCTTGAATGCCGCCATTGAAGCCGCGCGTGCAGGTGAAACGGGTCGAGGATTTGCCGTTGTCGCCGATGAAGTTCGCTCCCTGGCTCAAAGAACTCAAGATTCGACTATCAGCATCGAAAAATTAGTAGAAACACTACAGAAAGAAGCACACCATGCCGTAAACAGTATGGCAAAAGGGTTAACTATCACCGAAGAGTGCCTACAAAAAAGTGCTCATACCGCTCAATTTTTTGAAGATGCAGCCACCGCCGTTAATGAAATTTCTGACTTCAATGCTCAAATAGAGACGGCCACTGAAGAGCAAGTAAATGTTGCTTACGAAGTAAAAAAAGACCTTGAAAACATTAATAACATTGCGGCGATCACCAGTGAAAATACAGCAATGGCAGAGCAATCAAACCAAGAAATTGCGGCTAATTTAGTTGATCTTCATGCAAACTTGAATCAATTTAAAACATAG
- a CDS encoding protein kinase family protein — MTQPTLQQFYINEDQSIYLMSHEDAQKIKDWVQLCIDQLTLLGFFDIEFIGKGAYGFVFGGRASDGQEYVFKFSRINLPQHIQDKLEDEAWMQSQIEHKHIPKVLEYTKISRQSILMMSRAQGLDLEAYSVKFGRLPPRLVIKIAAQLIAILQALREVETNNRPTPIVHGDIKPSNIVFDPESETVQLIDWGSSVYAQLDSDEQAVGYNAFGLISDDVQQTNAKLGDVYFIGDAQLNGELSSPRFDEQGVAGTLYALASGQSCRYGFDAIPVTSLGLPKEFAITLQTLLAGDDKQKRQAGDYLFKNMSKMQKMVMPNIPIEEDKNQIPIWSIEGVADMETVVYSSRKSFLREGNLDHYLMNNVDNVELEKYYKNFMHGMGHTERAFLGAISRLGKYPILGGIAVRWDENSVFIDSNLQLQDTSLKAPFTTAVNNVVTLAQAIHRDGIFKCCMFNAKNTQHLSRKNEQDSFYPSKGMCIPFETTSTSFAEDKSRHHSYFEDGQDPDELLQLPDDIMEEITLLNNMRHTGLIIFEALPTHLKIHSNYVLLDPSQTVEFKSALNRIVKAIPKISGLGVSGFMKMPYKNTRQFPLQKQAPERFYPKDPRILL; from the coding sequence ATGACGCAACCTACGCTCCAACAGTTTTATATAAACGAAGACCAATCCATTTATTTAATGAGTCATGAAGACGCTCAGAAAATAAAAGACTGGGTACAGCTTTGTATAGACCAACTCACCTTACTCGGTTTTTTTGACATCGAGTTTATCGGGAAAGGAGCGTATGGTTTTGTTTTTGGAGGTCGAGCCTCGGATGGGCAAGAGTATGTTTTTAAGTTCTCTCGGATTAATCTCCCTCAGCATATTCAAGATAAGCTAGAAGATGAGGCGTGGATGCAAAGCCAAATCGAGCATAAACACATCCCTAAGGTTCTTGAATACACAAAGATCTCTCGCCAATCAATTCTGATGATGTCTCGGGCCCAAGGTCTTGATTTAGAAGCTTACAGTGTCAAGTTTGGTCGACTTCCTCCTCGTCTTGTTATTAAGATCGCAGCTCAATTAATCGCGATTCTACAGGCATTAAGAGAGGTTGAAACCAACAATAGGCCAACGCCAATTGTGCATGGTGACATAAAACCGTCTAATATTGTGTTTGATCCAGAAAGCGAAACCGTTCAGCTTATTGATTGGGGGTCGAGTGTTTACGCCCAACTCGACTCAGATGAACAAGCGGTAGGATACAATGCATTTGGGTTAATTAGCGATGATGTACAGCAAACCAATGCCAAATTGGGCGATGTATATTTTATTGGCGATGCGCAACTCAATGGCGAACTGAGTTCTCCGCGTTTTGATGAGCAAGGTGTCGCAGGCACCTTGTACGCACTGGCATCAGGTCAGAGCTGCCGTTACGGATTCGATGCCATTCCAGTGACGTCTCTAGGCTTGCCGAAGGAGTTTGCCATCACGTTACAAACGTTACTTGCGGGAGACGATAAACAAAAACGCCAAGCCGGTGATTACCTTTTTAAAAACATGTCAAAAATGCAAAAAATGGTTATGCCTAATATCCCCATAGAGGAAGATAAAAACCAAATTCCCATCTGGAGTATCGAAGGTGTCGCCGATATGGAAACCGTGGTTTATAGCTCACGAAAAAGTTTTTTAAGGGAAGGTAATCTCGACCATTATTTAATGAACAATGTAGACAATGTAGAGTTAGAAAAGTACTACAAAAATTTCATGCATGGCATGGGTCACACTGAAAGAGCTTTTTTAGGCGCCATTAGTCGCCTTGGAAAATACCCAATCCTAGGTGGTATCGCTGTTCGATGGGATGAAAATAGTGTTTTTATTGACTCTAACCTCCAGCTTCAAGATACATCATTAAAAGCACCTTTTACGACCGCTGTGAATAATGTGGTTACGTTAGCCCAGGCAATACATAGAGACGGTATATTTAAATGCTGTATGTTTAATGCTAAAAATACTCAACACCTCAGCCGAAAAAATGAACAAGACTCGTTCTACCCAAGTAAAGGCATGTGTATTCCATTTGAAACGACCTCTACCTCTTTTGCAGAGGATAAAAGTCGACACCACTCTTATTTTGAAGATGGTCAAGACCCGGATGAACTGCTACAACTACCAGATGACATCATGGAAGAAATCACCTTATTGAATAATATGCGTCACACAGGGCTAATCATCTTTGAAGCGTTACCGACTCACCTAAAAATTCACAGTAATTACGTTTTGCTCGACCCCAGCCAAACCGTCGAATTTAAAAGTGCACTGAACCGAATAGTAAAAGCCATACCCAAAATAAGTGGCTTAGGTGTGTCCGGTTTTATGAAAATGCCTTACAAAAACACCCGCCAATTCCCTTTGCAAAAACAAGCCCCAGAGCGATTCTATCCAAAAGACCCAAGAATACTCTTGTAA
- a CDS encoding alpha-ketoacid dehydrogenase subunit beta, with the protein MSKMNLLQAINNALDIAMTKDTNALCFGEDVGHFGGVFRATSKLQEKHGKTRCFNTPLTEQGILGFANGLASQGTTAIAEIQFADYIFPAFDQIVNEAAKFRYRSGNEFNVGGLTIRTPYGGGINGGLYHSQSPEAYFTHTPGLKVVVPRNPEQAKGLLLASIRDPNPVLFFEPKKLYRSSVGDVPDEDYELPLGKADIVREGKDITLLAWGAQVDVIEMAADMAEKEGISCEVIDLRSLLPWDRETVSQSVTKTGRLLINHEAPKTSGFGAEIAAAIQETCFLHLESPIVRVTGLDTPFPLTLEKEYMPDHLKTYEAIKASMAF; encoded by the coding sequence ATGAGTAAAATGAATCTATTACAAGCGATCAATAATGCACTCGATATTGCCATGACTAAGGATACAAATGCGCTTTGTTTTGGTGAAGACGTTGGCCATTTTGGGGGCGTATTTCGCGCGACCAGTAAGTTACAAGAGAAACACGGCAAAACACGCTGTTTTAATACACCGTTAACCGAGCAAGGTATTTTAGGCTTTGCTAATGGTTTAGCCTCTCAAGGCACGACAGCCATTGCAGAAATCCAATTTGCGGATTACATTTTCCCTGCGTTTGACCAAATCGTGAACGAAGCGGCAAAATTCCGCTATCGTTCTGGCAATGAATTTAATGTTGGTGGGTTAACCATTCGAACGCCTTATGGTGGCGGTATTAACGGTGGACTCTACCACTCACAATCACCTGAAGCCTATTTCACTCATACACCGGGTCTAAAAGTGGTGGTTCCTCGCAACCCTGAGCAAGCAAAAGGTTTATTGCTGGCGTCAATTCGTGATCCAAACCCTGTGCTCTTTTTTGAACCCAAAAAACTCTACCGCTCATCCGTTGGTGACGTACCTGATGAGGATTACGAACTGCCTCTTGGTAAAGCCGATATTGTAAGAGAGGGCAAAGACATCACCTTACTGGCTTGGGGCGCTCAGGTTGACGTCATCGAAATGGCGGCTGATATGGCTGAAAAAGAGGGCATATCCTGTGAAGTGATTGATCTTCGTTCCTTGCTGCCATGGGATAGAGAAACCGTGTCTCAATCGGTTACAAAAACGGGACGCCTACTGATAAACCATGAAGCACCTAAAACGTCGGGATTCGGTGCCGAAATTGCGGCCGCTATCCAAGAAACCTGTTTCCTCCATCTGGAATCTCCAATAGTACGGGTAACGGGATTAGACACGCCTTTCCCTCTCACGCTAGAAAAGGAATACATGCCAGATCATTTAAAAACGTATGAAGCCATCAAAGCATCCATGGCTTTTTAA
- a CDS encoding 2-oxo acid dehydrogenase subunit E2 has product MKIDFILPDIGEGIVECELVEWQITEGQEIKEDQSVADVMTDKALVEITSMYTGRISKLYYAKGEIAKVHQPLFEIEVADDKEEEQSETSQQNYALTDTVKATQWEATPDEPSSASSNNGKAVASPAVRRLARECGVDIHQITGSGKNGRVYKEDIEQHQSLPDSILSDIAKPIQEAIPLSVVAGANQNRVEPITGIKAIMAKQMLDSVKRIPHFTYAEELDVTHLEEFRAQLKPEFAAQGAKLSMMPFIMKALALTLPEFPILNSRVNEDCTEITYLYDINIGMAADTPLGLLVPNVKKVQTLSLLEVALEVNRLAEAARSGKLKPDEMKGASISVSNIGVIGGTVATPIINPPEVAIMAMGRIQTQPRFNDKGEVEARKIMHVSWSGDHRIIDGATMARFCNKWKSYVENPISMLTQLR; this is encoded by the coding sequence ATGAAAATTGATTTTATTCTTCCGGACATTGGTGAAGGCATAGTGGAATGTGAGCTAGTAGAATGGCAAATCACTGAAGGTCAGGAAATTAAAGAAGATCAATCTGTTGCAGATGTCATGACGGACAAAGCGTTAGTAGAAATCACCTCGATGTATACGGGGCGAATCAGTAAACTCTATTACGCTAAAGGTGAGATTGCTAAAGTCCATCAACCTTTGTTCGAAATTGAAGTAGCGGATGATAAAGAGGAAGAGCAATCAGAAACGAGTCAACAAAATTACGCGCTCACAGATACCGTAAAAGCAACTCAATGGGAGGCAACCCCCGATGAACCTTCGAGCGCCTCGTCAAATAATGGCAAAGCCGTCGCTAGCCCAGCCGTCAGACGCTTAGCTCGCGAATGTGGCGTGGATATTCATCAAATTACAGGTTCGGGAAAAAATGGTCGCGTCTATAAAGAAGACATTGAACAGCATCAATCCTTACCTGACAGCATCCTCTCTGACATTGCAAAACCAATTCAAGAAGCGATACCGCTTTCGGTCGTAGCCGGTGCGAATCAGAATAGAGTAGAACCAATTACAGGTATCAAAGCCATTATGGCCAAACAAATGCTGGATTCCGTAAAACGTATTCCACATTTTACTTATGCCGAAGAACTTGATGTCACCCATCTAGAAGAATTCAGAGCTCAGTTAAAGCCTGAGTTTGCCGCTCAAGGAGCCAAGCTCAGCATGATGCCATTTATTATGAAGGCACTGGCGTTAACCTTGCCTGAGTTCCCAATTTTAAATAGCCGAGTTAATGAGGATTGCACTGAAATCACCTATTTATACGATATTAATATTGGTATGGCGGCCGATACACCGCTCGGTTTGTTGGTTCCCAATGTTAAAAAGGTACAGACCTTGTCCTTATTGGAAGTGGCATTAGAAGTAAACAGGCTGGCCGAAGCGGCTCGTAGTGGGAAACTCAAACCAGACGAGATGAAAGGCGCCAGTATCAGTGTTTCCAATATTGGGGTAATCGGTGGCACCGTAGCAACGCCAATTATTAATCCACCAGAAGTCGCAATTATGGCGATGGGGCGCATTCAAACACAGCCAAGGTTTAATGATAAAGGAGAAGTTGAGGCTCGCAAAATCATGCACGTTAGCTGGTCAGGCGATCACCGAATTATAGATGGTGCAACCATGGCTCGCTTCTGCAATAAATGGAAGAGTTATGTGGAGAACCCAATTTCCATGCTGACTCAACTTAGATAA
- a CDS encoding sulfite exporter TauE/SafE family protein → MDITFLILTLAGLITGFSKFSVGGMGLLVVPILMIAAPGPEALGILVPLYLITDIMAIISYRSKIAWSVVWHFMPLGVLGMLLGSYVLANIDPNDFVLTLGVIMIAMISLSLYLDYRPATFMQTKKAAYGMGFFSGLISVISNAAGPVFSLFLLEQKLSKESYVSTRAWILFSINLLKIPLFIPLGLLSAESVTTSLQGIPGLIIGAFIGYHFLKKVNPNQFKWLIRVMATLAACKLFFFS, encoded by the coding sequence ATGGATATAACCTTTCTTATTTTAACGCTAGCCGGACTCATTACCGGTTTCTCTAAATTTTCAGTTGGAGGAATGGGGCTATTAGTGGTTCCTATTTTAATGATTGCCGCTCCAGGGCCGGAAGCGTTGGGGATATTAGTCCCCTTGTATTTGATAACGGACATTATGGCGATTATCAGTTATCGCTCTAAAATTGCTTGGTCTGTAGTTTGGCATTTTATGCCATTGGGTGTGCTAGGGATGCTCTTAGGAAGCTACGTACTGGCTAACATCGATCCCAATGATTTTGTGTTGACTCTAGGTGTCATTATGATCGCAATGATTAGCCTAAGTCTGTATTTGGACTATCGTCCTGCTACCTTTATGCAAACCAAAAAAGCGGCTTACGGAATGGGTTTTTTTAGTGGCCTGATTAGTGTGATTTCAAACGCGGCAGGTCCTGTGTTTAGTTTGTTTTTGCTGGAACAAAAGTTGAGTAAAGAGTCTTACGTGAGCACCAGAGCATGGATACTCTTTAGTATTAATCTATTAAAGATCCCGCTGTTTATCCCTTTAGGGCTGCTTTCAGCCGAATCGGTTACTACTAGTTTGCAAGGTATTCCGGGGCTTATTATTGGGGCGTTTATTGGTTATCACTTTTTAAAGAAAGTGAACCCTAATCAGTTCAAATGGCTAATCAGAGTGATGGCCACACTTGCGGCTTGTAAGTTATTTTTCTTTTCATAA